TCCGTCCATAATTCGTAAACCCGCGTCTGCTGAACGGCGATACGCCCTACCTGAAATTCACCGGCGTAAGGTTTGAATGCTGTATCAAAAAAGGGTTGCCACCCTAAATGATCTAACGTCATTTGATTTTGCTCCATTGTTTTAGCAACGGAGTACAAAGCTCCGTTACGTAGTTAATAAGTTTTCGTGAAACTTGAAAACAATGACGGCAATCATAGACTCTCCTTTGTGTAAAAAGTGATATAAATAATTAACAATTTTATTGAAAAACAGCCAACCCGCGATAAAAACCAACCCACAAACGGCCTCGACGATCGGCAAACATAGCCGTTACTTGATCATCAGGAAGTTCGCTATTCGTAGTATTATATACCGTCCACGTTTCACTTTTTAAAAAACCAACGCCACCGGCATACGTACCTACCCACAAACCATACTTATCCACAACAATGGTCGTTACATCATTTTGCGGAAGATCAGTATCTTTGCTGTTATAATTTTTCCATCCCGAAGTCGTATAACGATTGATGCCTCCGCCTTCACCGACCCATAACGTTTTACCGGTATGAAGCAGTGTAAAAATATAAGCCGTCTGAAGCGACGAATTATTTTTAGTAAATATCGTCCATTGATTTTCTTTGAAACGCGCAAGATTGAAACCCCATGTACCGGCCCAAATACTATTATCATCGCCCACACCTACGGATGTCAGAGCATTTGCAGGTAATCCGGAGTTATTTGTATTGAACGTTGTAAAATTATGGTTATCAAATTTTACCAATCCACCATTGGTAGCCAACCAAAAAACACCATCCGATGATTGAGCGATAGCCTGAACGCCATTCGATGGAATTTGCGAATTGGATGTCGTATAACGGCGCACAACGATCGTATCGACCAATAGCAAACCGCCACCGCCTGTTCCCATCCAAATACGACCGCTATCCGCCGGGAAAAAACATCCGACCGCGTTAGCCGGGAAACCCTGTGTACCATACGTTATAGACAAGGTGTCACCATCGTTTTTACTAATGCGGAGTATTTTTTCCTGCGCAGATACCCAATAATAATCACGGGATTCTCCGATAGCATAAACATATATCCGCTTATCCGCCACGTACCAGATACGGTGATCGGTATCCGAATTATCACAACTTATGACAGCTGATAAAAAACAAATCAATCCTGCGGCATAAATTGTGCCTCGAATTCCGGCAACGCTTTTACTATGATATTTTTGCATGTTTCTAAGATCGCTATCAAATCTGCAATTTCGTGCTCCGCAAAATTGTCTTGTCGTGTACGCCGAAGCATGCGGTTGATCGGCTCGTGCATTTTTTCCATTTGATCGTATTCGTATAAGAACTTAAAACGCATAAACCGGTCAAAAATTTCTGTAAATTCAGATGTCGAATTACCAAAATAACGATCCACATCCGTTTGTATTGTCGGTACCGTGATACGTTCCAGATTGCGATAATAGCGCGATGCAAGCGAAGTATCGTTTGACGACAAAACATGATCCAGTAATATTTCTACGACAATATGCGCCAGAAAAAACGGCCTGATATTTTTCTGGGGTGAAATATTCTCTTTGAGCAACTCGCGGATAGGTTCGTAACACGAAACAAAAAAACTTGAACCGTGAAAAGCCGCATCGGCCTCAAAGTGATTGAGCACGCCATGCCACATGCCAGGGCAATCGGCATGAGGAATATAAGCACGAACCGCATTTTCCTGAAAACGCAAAGTACGGTTGATCGCACTCATCAGGTCCGGCAATGCCGCGCCAAGATGAAATTCAGGGGATACTTGTTTTCTTTGATTTATCGCAAAATGTGAAAGATAATTCATTCATTAACGCTTTATTTATCGTCCGTCGCATTACCGTCCGCCGGATTTTCACCGCGGGTATGGACCGCATTTTTTTTAGCACTAAATCCTCCGGCTAAGGTCATGACGCACATATAACGATATTGTTTATGCGTACCACAGGCGACGCCGACTTTACGAAATTCAGGATTAAAAATATTTTCTCTGTGGCCGCGACTCGGTACGCCGTCATCTACGAGTAGCGATATGACAATACGCCGGGCGTCATTGGAACCATAATCAATATTTTCACCGGCCGTACGTTCCCATTGTCCGTAGCGCTCGATGCGATCAAAGGGCGAACTTCCGTCATCGCCGGTATGCCCGGTTTTACCGGAACGGCTCTGTTCTTTCATATGATCGCGAGCAGCTTTGGACATACCCTCCGACGGCCCCAACGTATCTATGGGCTGCGCGTTTTCAAGAAATTGTATACATTCATCTACTGCTTCAACGCCTTCATTGGTCATGAGCGTCGCTTCGCCGGGATAATACACCATATTTCCGTCATATAATTTCTTGAGCGCTTTAAGATGAGTGGCATATCCTTGGGGATCACGACGAACACGGTTAAGCTCGCGCACCACTTCCTTTTCAAGATCCGTAAGATACCACATCGAAGGTTTGGCCGGTGTTTGTGCATGCACAGGAGATAATGCGAAATAAAGAAAAAAAACTCCTATTGCTGCAGCGAAATAACCTCTGTTATACATGTCGGAAACTCCTTTTATTTTTTTGCAATATCGCAAGCCCCTCGGTGAATAGCAAACGTTACCTATGTATGTTTACATTTGTTTTTGAAATTAAATATTAAACTCTCTACACTCTGGCATGCTCAAAATTTTGAAAAGAAATCCGGATTTGATTTTTATCGTATTGGCAGTTGTCGGAACATTTTTTTATCCGATTTCCGGTGATGATTTACATTTTAAGGATGAAGCCTCCTTGCGTATCTATGATCGCAACGGACTTTTACTTCGTGAAGTATTATCCCGTGAAGGGGGACGCGGTCAATGGGTTTCACTGGATCAGATAGATGCGCGAATAATCAAAGCGGCTATCGCGGCGGAAGATAAACGTTTTTTTTCGCATCACGGTATGGATTTATTGGCCCTGGGCCGTGCTATCGGACAAAATATCATGGCGATGTCGGTCGTCAGCGGCGGATCAACCATTTCCCAGCAAGTCATCCGAAATATCTATCATTTCCCGCGCAACCCGTTTTACAAACTGGCCGAATTGTGGTATGCGATTCGCCTGGAATACACATTATCAAAAAATGAAATTCTCGCGCAATATCTCAATCGTATCCCGTTCGGTAATCAGACTTTTGGCGTGGAAGCCGCATCCCGGCTCTATCTCGGCAAATCGTCACAAACAGTAACATGGTCAGAGGCGGCCTTTCTCATGGCTTTGCCCAAATCGCCCACACGCTATAATCCCTATCGCAATGATACGGCCGCTAAAAACAGGCGAATAGCCGTTTTACAGCGCCTTCTTGTTATGCAGGCCATTCCCAACGATGACTACGAACGGGCCGTAAGCGAGCCGATACTACTTCATACGCAATCTCATAATTTTTTTGCACCGCACTTTACGGATTATCTGTTACAGCACCATGTCCATCTTAGCACCGCGTGGCACACCACGCTGGATTTACCCTTGCAACAATCCGCTGAACGCATACTTCGCGAACATATCACCTATCTGCAACCGGAAAATGTCACCAATGCGGCGGCCATCATTTTAGATAATCGTACGGGCGCTCTACGCGTCATGGCCGGTTCGTATGATTATTTTGATGCGCAACACGACGGTCAATTTAATGCGGCGCTCGCACGGCGGCAACCCGGCTCGGCTTTGAAGCCTTTTACATACGCAATAGCTTTTGAGGGCAACTACACGGCGGCCAGCATTTTAGCCGACGTACAAGCATCGTTTTCAACGGCGAACGGCACATTTACACCCATGAACTACGACCGACGTTACCATGGGCCGGTGCGGGCGCGTATTGCATTGGCTTGCTCATACAATATTCCTGCCGTACGTGTTTTGCAGGATGTGGGAGTACCCGTCTTATTATCAAAGTTGCATGAATGCGGAATACAAAGCCTCGATCAATCGCCTGCATATTACGGACACGGATTGACCTTGGGTAATGGTGAAGTCACGTTATTGGAATTAACACGCGCATTTTCTGTTTTGGCCAATCAGGGCGCGCTTATCCAAACACAAGTTTTTTCTGACTCCGTGACCCGCGTTGAACGCGAGCGTATTTTTACGCCGGAAAGTATTTTTCTCGTATCGGATATTTTATCCGATCCGATCGCGCGCATTCCGGCCTTCGGTTATGATTCGCCGCTTTCATTCCCATATCCGGTGGCCGCCAAAACAGGAACATCCAGCGATTTCAGAGATAATTGGACAATTGGGTATACCCGTGATTATACCGTCGGTGTGTGGGTGGGTAATTTTGACAATACACCGATGGACCGCATTTCCGGTATTACCGGTGCGGGTAAAATTTTTCATGCTCTCATGGATGCTTTATATCCTTCGACAGCACCGCACGGTTTTGTTACTCCGCATACTCTCCATAAAACCCCGATCTGTGCCCTATCCGGACAACGTGCGCATCCCGGCTGCGGTGCGGTGATTGATGAATATTTTATGAAAACTTCATCGGTGCTGACCACTTGCACTTGGCACGATCAACGCGGTATAATCCGTTTTGAAACGATACCACAGGAATACCGCGCGTGGTTTAGCAGCGCCGGAAACCACACCTCGATACATGCATCGGCTCCCGACAATATTTCGA
The window above is part of the bacterium genome. Proteins encoded here:
- a CDS encoding CAP domain-containing protein, yielding MYNRGYFAAAIGVFFLYFALSPVHAQTPAKPSMWYLTDLEKEVVRELNRVRRDPQGYATHLKALKKLYDGNMVYYPGEATLMTNEGVEAVDECIQFLENAQPIDTLGPSEGMSKAARDHMKEQSRSGKTGHTGDDGSSPFDRIERYGQWERTAGENIDYGSNDARRIVISLLVDDGVPSRGHRENIFNPEFRKVGVACGTHKQYRYMCVMTLAGGFSAKKNAVHTRGENPADGNATDDK
- the pbpC gene encoding penicillin-binding protein 1C; the encoded protein is MLKILKRNPDLIFIVLAVVGTFFYPISGDDLHFKDEASLRIYDRNGLLLREVLSREGGRGQWVSLDQIDARIIKAAIAAEDKRFFSHHGMDLLALGRAIGQNIMAMSVVSGGSTISQQVIRNIYHFPRNPFYKLAELWYAIRLEYTLSKNEILAQYLNRIPFGNQTFGVEAASRLYLGKSSQTVTWSEAAFLMALPKSPTRYNPYRNDTAAKNRRIAVLQRLLVMQAIPNDDYERAVSEPILLHTQSHNFFAPHFTDYLLQHHVHLSTAWHTTLDLPLQQSAERILREHITYLQPENVTNAAAIILDNRTGALRVMAGSYDYFDAQHDGQFNAALARRQPGSALKPFTYAIAFEGNYTAASILADVQASFSTANGTFTPMNYDRRYHGPVRARIALACSYNIPAVRVLQDVGVPVLLSKLHECGIQSLDQSPAYYGHGLTLGNGEVTLLELTRAFSVLANQGALIQTQVFSDSVTRVERERIFTPESIFLVSDILSDPIARIPAFGYDSPLSFPYPVAAKTGTSSDFRDNWTIGYTRDYTVGVWVGNFDNTPMDRISGITGAGKIFHALMDALYPSTAPHGFVTPHTLHKTPICALSGQRAHPGCGAVIDEYFMKTSSVLTTCTWHDQRGIIRFETIPQEYRAWFSSAGNHTSIHASAPDNISNTIQIIQPSNNTVYKIDPNLRLSHQSITFRVIGPNQTKRIRWYINGTLYRETNDTFEIVWPIKPGKHTLRAQAEHALQTSESTVHFEVLP
- a CDS encoding DUF479 domain-containing protein: MNYLSHFAINQRKQVSPEFHLGAALPDLMSAINRTLRFQENAVRAYIPHADCPGMWHGVLNHFEADAAFHGSSFFVSCYEPIRELLKENISPQKNIRPFFLAHIVVEILLDHVLSSNDTSLASRYYRNLERITVPTIQTDVDRYFGNSTSEFTEIFDRFMRFKFLYEYDQMEKMHEPINRMLRRTRQDNFAEHEIADLIAILETCKNIIVKALPEFEAQFMPQD